A stretch of the Aegilops tauschii subsp. strangulata cultivar AL8/78 chromosome 4, Aet v6.0, whole genome shotgun sequence genome encodes the following:
- the LOC109761610 gene encoding uncharacterized protein — protein sequence MEPLEAAIAIVFNALLLVFMVKLFFAMFQMKLVVILFYLVVVLFALAFSGRGPAGF from the coding sequence ATGGAGCCCCTGGAGGCGGCGATAGCGATCGTGTTCAACGCGCTGCTGCTGGTGTTCATGGTGAAGCTCTTCTTCGCCATGTTCCAGATGAAGCTCGTCGTCATCCTCTTCTacctcgtcgtcgtcctcttcgCCCTCGCCTTCTCCGGCCGCGGCCCCGCCGGCTTCTAG
- the LOC109761612 gene encoding pentatricopeptide repeat-containing protein At2g13600, which yields MRAAVRTKRPRRPPPAATAQLASSSRPKLEKAQVPLTLPLKSFKLRLANGPPLAPTPKAFKSYAETCATLLRLCRAAATATSHAAPASSSPSSDRLPLALSLHAHAVRSGVAADRSVASHLLTTYAAFARAAERDRAFGDCVAADAASPFAYDFMVSEHVKAGDIASARRLFDGMPERTVVSYTTMVDALMKGGRVAEAVELYEQCPSGSVAFFTATISGFVRNELHHNALGVFRKMLSCRVRPNGITIVCMIKACVGAGEFGLALSIVGLAIKSNFFESSIEVQNSLITLYLRMGDAAAARKVFDEMDVKDVVSWTALLDVYSESGDLDGARRVLDAMPERNEVSWGTLIARHEQRGNAAEAVKLYSQMLADGCRPNISCFSSVLSACASLEDLRGGARIHARSLKMGSSTNVFVSCSLIDMYCKCNKCGDAQTIFDTLPQKNIVCWNSLVSGYSYNGKMVEAMYLFKKMPARNLASWNTIISGYAQNRQFVDALKSFNAMLASGQVPGEITFSSVLLACANLCSLVTGKMAHAKTIKLGIEESIFIGTALSDMYAKSGDLQSSKRMFYQMPERNDVTWTAMIQGLAENGFAEESILLFEDMMATGMTPNEHTFLALLFACSHGGLVEQAIHYFDKMQALGISPKEKHYTCMVDVLARAGRLAEAEALLMKTPSKSEANSWAALLSACNTYRNEEIAERAAKRLHELAKDNTAGYVLLSNMYASCGRWKDAARIRVLMKGTTLKKDGGCSWVQVRGQYHAFFSWEAKHPLSMEIDEILDLLMWESSL from the coding sequence ATGAGAGCGGCGGTTCGCACGAAGCGGCCGCGGCGGCCACCGCCGGCGGCGACGGCACAGCTGGCTTCCAGTTCCAGGCCGAAGCTGGAGAAGGCGCAGGTCCCTCTAACCCTCCCGCTGAAATCCTTCAAGCTCCGTCTGGCCAACGGCCCGCCGCTCGCGCCCACGCCCAAGGCATTCAAGTCCTACGCCGAGACCTGCGCCACCCTCCTCCGCCtctgccgcgccgccgccaccgccaccagCCATGCCGCGCCTGCTTCCTCCTCGCCCTCCTCCGACCGCCTGCCGCTCGCCCTCTCGCTGCACGCGCACGCCGTGCGCTCTGGCGTCGCCGCCGACCGCTCCGTGGCCTCGCACCTCCTCACCACCTACGCCGCCTTTGCTCGCGCCGCGGAGCGCGATCGTGCCTTCGGGGACTGCGTTGCCGCGGACGCCGCCTCCCCCTTCGCGTACGACTTCATGGTGTCCGAGCACGTCAAGGCCGGGGACATTGCCTCCGCTCGCAGGCTGTTCGACGGAATGCCCGAGAGGACCGTCGTGTCGTACACTACCATGGTGGACGCGTTGATGAAGGGCGGGCGTGTGGCAGAGGCCGTCGAGCTTTATGAGCAGTGCCCGTCTGGCTCCGTGGCCTTCTTTACGGCAACGATTTCTGGTTTTGTCCGCAATGAGCTCCACCACAATGCTCTTGGCGTCTTTCGTAAAATGCTCAGCTGCAGGGTGAGGCCTAATGGTATCACCATTGTGTGCATGATCAAGGCATGCGTTGGTGCAGGTGAATTTGGTCTGGCTTTGTCGATCGTGGGGTTGGCCATTAAATCAAACTTCTTTGAGAGCAGCATCGAGGTACAAAATTCTTTGATCACACTGTATCTAAGAATGGGAGATGCAGCTGCAGCCCGTAAGGTGTTTGATGAGATGGACGTGAAGGATGTGGTCTCGTGGACTGCACTGCTTGATGTGTACTCTGAGTCGGGTGATCTTGATGGAGCTCGACGGGTTCTTGATGCAATGCCTGAGAGGAATGAGGTCTCCTGGGGTACTTTGATTGCTAGGCATGAGCAGAGAGGCAATGCGGCAGAAGCGGTGAAGCTGTACAGTCAAATGCTGGCTGATGGTTGTAGGCCAAACATTTCATGCTTCTCTAGTGTGCTCAGTGCCTGTGCTAGTCTTGAGGACTTGCGAGGAGGAGCGAGGATCCATGCCCGTAGCCTAAAGATGGGCTCTAGCACCAATGTGTTCGTATCCTGCTCTCTGATTGACATGTACTGCAAATGCAACAAGTGTGGAGATGCGCAAACGATTTTTGACACCCTCCCACAAAAGAACATAGTGTGCTGGAACTCTCTCGTTTCAGGTTATAGCTACAACGGGAAAATGGTAGAAGCTATGTATCTCTTCAAGAAGATGCCTGCAAGGAATTTAGCTTCATGGAATACGATTATCTCTGGTTACGCGCAGAATCGACAATTTGTTGACGCGCTAAAATCTTTCAATGCAATGTTGGCTTCGGGTCAGGTTCCAGGGGAAATTACATTCTCGAGTGTTCTTCTTGCTTGTGCAAACTTGTGCTCTTTAGTCACGGGTAAGATGGCTCATGCTAAGACTATCAAGCTAGGAATCGAGGAAAGCATTTTTATCGGCACTGCACTTAGTGACATGTATGCCAAGTCAGGGGATTTACAGAGCTCCAAGAGGATGTTTTATCAAATGCCTGAAAGAAATGATGTCACTTGGACTGCCATGATTCAAGGACTTGCTGAAAATGGTTTTGCGGAGGAATCTATTCTTTTATTTGAGGATATGATGGCAACTGGAATGACACCAAACGAGCATACATTTTTAGCTCTTCTATTTGCTTGTTCCCACGGTGGTTTGGTGGAGCAAGCCATACATTATTTTGACAAAATGCAGGCATTGGGTATTTCACCTAAAGAGAAGCACTATACTTGTATGGTTGATGTCCTAGCTCGAGCTGGTCGTTTGGCAGAGGCAGAAGCTCTGCTGATGAAAACCCCAAGTAAATCAGAAGCAAATTCATGGGCTGCCCTTCTGAGCGCTTGCAACACTTACAGGAATGAGGAGATTGCTGAGAGGGCTGCAAAGCGGCTTCATGAGTTGGCGAAGGATAATACAGCAGGCTATGTGCTACTCTCGAATATGTATGCATCATGTGGAAGGTGGAAAGATGCTGCCAGGATAAGGGTACTGATGAAAGGGACCACACTCAAGAAAGATGGAGGGTGTAGCTGGGTTCAAGTAAGAGGTCAATATCACGCCTTCTTTTCTTGGGAAGCAAAGCATCCACTGTCAATGGAAATCGATGAGATCTTGGATTTACTAATGTGGGAATCGTCTCTTTGA